The Acipenser ruthenus chromosome 25, fAciRut3.2 maternal haplotype, whole genome shotgun sequence genome has a window encoding:
- the LOC131701541 gene encoding cbp/p300-interacting transactivator 3-like, translated as MAEHMMMPMNHGSVGGGLHNYRMGMNGGLQQAPPQHHLQQAGLRSLPNGQMMHYGGGAPSNMEAAMRQRPGMIAGLNGGQMNGGQMGHHHQMSNNVMYNNQSQQQHHPQQQQQHHHHQHPQQQQQQQQQHQQYVSGGMTSQQLMASMHLQKLNTQYHGHPLMPVTGNHMNSGPQYRMAPNQLVGMQHMGAPALTLNIMDTDLIDEEVLTSLVLELGLDRIQELPELFLGQNEFDFISDFVSKQQPSTISC; from the coding sequence ATGGCCGAGCATATGATGATGCCCATGAACCACGGATCTGTTGGCGGGGGCCTGCACAACTACAGAATGGGGATGAACGGTGGCCTGCAGCAGGCACCCCCTCAGCACCACCTGCAGCAAGCCGGGCTCCGGAGCCTCCCGAACGGCCAAATGATGCACTACGGAGGGGGGGCTCCAAGCAACATGGAAGCCGCGATGAGGCAGAGGCCCGGAATGATAGCAGGGCTAAACGGAGGGCAGATGAACGGCGGGCAGATGGGGCATCACCACCAGATGTCTAACAACGTTATGTACAACAACCAGAgccaacagcaacaccacccacaacagcagcagcaacaccacCATCACCAGCacccacagcagcagcagcagcaacagcagcagcatcagcagtaTGTGAGTGGAGGGATGACCTCACAACAGCTTATGGCCAGCATGCATTTGCAAAAACTCAACACCCAGTACCACGGGCACCCTCTGATGCCCGTGACTGGGAACCATATGAATTCTGGACCACAATACAGAATGGCACCCAACCAGTTGGTGGGTATGCAACATATGGGGGCTCCTGCCCTGACTTTGAATATCATGGATACAGACTTGATAGATGAGGAGGTACTGACTTCACTGGTCTTGGAATTGGGCTTGGACCGTATACAGGAGCTCCCCGAACTGTTTTTGGGACAGAATGAGTTTGATTTTATCTCAGACTTTGTTAGCAAACAGCAGCCCAGCACAATAAGCTGTTAG